One window from the genome of Saccharomyces mikatae IFO 1815 strain IFO1815 genome assembly, chromosome: 6 encodes:
- the RRP46 gene encoding exosome non-catalytic core subunit RRP46 (similar to Saccharomyces cerevisiae RRP46 (YGR095C); ancestral locus Anc_3.434): MSIQAEIGMLDHVDGSSQFISQDTKIICSVTGPIEPKARQELPTQLALEIIVRPAKGVATTREKVLEDKLRAVLTPLITRYCYPRQLCQITCQILESGEDESEFSLRELSCCINAAFLGLVDAGIAMNSMCASIPIAIVKDSNEIIVNPTAEQLRISLSVHTLALEFVDGGKVVKNVLLLDSNGDFSEDQLFNLLELGEKKCQELVRRLREIIQDNISPRLVA; this comes from the coding sequence ATGAGCATTCAAGCAGAGATAGGCATGCTAGACCATGTAGATGGCTCATCTCAGTTCATATCACAAGACACCAAGATTATTTGTTCTGTAACGGGTCCTATTGAACCAAAGGCAAGACAAGAACTGCCTACACAATTAGCATTAGAAATTATTGTGCGTCCTGCGAAAGGCGTGGCCACCACTAGGGAGAAGGTACTCGAAGACAAATTACGCGCGGTGCTGACTCCACTCATCACCCGTTATTGTTATCCGAGACAGCTCTGTCAAATAACCTGTCAAATTTTAGAATCCGGCGAAGATGAATCGGAATTCTCGCTGAGAGAGCTAAGTTGTTGTATAAATGCGGCATTCCTGGGCTTAGTCGACGCAGGAATTGCCATGAATAGTATGTGTGCAAGTATCCCTATTGCAATCGTGAAGGACTCTAACGAAATCATTGTCAATCCCACTGCTGAACAATTGAGAATATCGCTCTCCGTCCACACTCTAGCGTTGGAGTTTGTCGATGGCGGCAAGGTCGTGAAAAATGTTCTATTGTTGGACAGCAATGGTGATTTTAGTGAAGACCAATTGTTTAATCTGCTGGAGCTGGGTGAGAAAAAGTGTCAAGAACTTGTTAGGAGATTAAGAGAAATAATACAAGACAATATATCCCCACGTTTGGTTGCCTAG
- the VAS1 gene encoding valine--tRNA ligase (similar to Saccharomyces cerevisiae VAS1 (YGR094W); ancestral locus Anc_3.433): MNKWLNVLSTPFAFRFLECHHRRSLPLCQNYLLKKSLNHNQVRFFKMSDLDNLPPVDPKTGEVIINPLKEDGSPKTPKEIEKEKKKAEKLLKFAAKQAKKNAAAATGASQKKPKKKKEVEPIPNFVDKTVPGEKKILVSLDDPALKAYNPANVESSWYDWWIKTGVFEPEFTADGKVKPEGVFCIPAPPPNVTGALHIGHALTIAIQDSLIRYNRMKGKTVLFLPGFDHAGIATQSVVEKQIWAKEKKTRHDYGREAFVGKVWEWKEDYHNRIKNQIQKLGASYDWSREAFTLSPELTKSVEEAFVRLHDEGVIYRASRLVNWSVKLNTAISNLEVENKDVKSRTLLSVPGYDEKVEFGVLTSFAYPVVDSDEKLIIATTRPETIFGDTAVAVHPDDDRYKHLHGKFIQHPFLPRKIPIITDKEAVDMEFGTGAVKITPAHDQNDYNTGKRHNLEFINILTDDGLLNEECGPEWQGMKRFDARKKVIEQLKEKNLYVGQEDNEMTIPTCSRSGDIIEPLLKPQWWVSQGEMAKEAIKVVKDGQITITPKSSEAEYFHWLGNIQDWCISRQLWWGHRCPVYFIDIEGEEHDRIDGDYWVAGRNLEEAEKKAAAKFPDAKFTLEQDEDVLDTWFSSGLWPFSTLGWPEKTKDMETFYPFSMLETGWDILFFWVTRMILLGLKLTGSVPFKEVFCHSLVRDAQGRKMSKSLGNVIDPLDVIAGIKLNDLHDKLLHGNLDPREVEKAKIGQKESYPNGIPQCGTDAMRFALCAYTTGGRDINLDILRVEGYRKFCNKIYQATKFALMRLGDDYQPPANEGLSGNESLVEKWILHKLTETSKIVNEALDKRDFLTSTSSIYEFWYLICDVYIENSKYLIQEGSAVEQKSAKDTLYILLDNALKLIHPFMPFISEEMWQRLPKRSTEKAVSIVKATYPVYVSEYDDDKAANAYDLVLNITKEARSLLSEYNILKNGKVFVESNRDEYFKTANDQKDSIVSLIKAIDEVTVVRDVSEIPEGCVLQSVNPEVNVHLLVKGHVDIDAEIAKVQKKLERASKSKNGIEQTMNSKDYETKANKQAKEANKTKLDNTVAEIEGLQATIENLKRLKL, from the coding sequence ATGAATAAGTGGCTAAACGTACTGTCTACACCGTTTGCTTTTCGGTTTTTAGAGTGTCATCATAGGCGATCATTACCACTTTGTCAAAActatcttttgaagaaatcgTTAAATCACAACCAAGTCAGGTTCTTCAAAATGAGTGATCTTGATAATTTGCCTCCAGTTGACCCAAAAACTGGTGAAGTCATCATTAATCCATTGAAGGAAGATGGCTCTCCAAAGACTCCCAAGGAAATcgaaaaagagaaaaaaaaagctgaaaaattattaaagTTTGCTGCCAAACAAGCTAAAAAGAATGCTGCTGCTGCCACCGGTGCTTCTCAAAAGAAAcctaagaaaaagaaggaagtGGAGCCAATCCCAAATTTTGTCGACAAGACTGTTCCAGgggagaaaaaaatcttggtATCATTGGATGATCCAGCTTTAAAAGCTTATAATCCTGCTAATGTTGAAAGTTCTTGGTACGACTGGTGGATCAAGACTGGTGTTTTTGAACCAGAATTTACTGCTGATGGTAAGGTTAAACCAGAAGGCGTATTTTGTATTCCAGCACCCCCACCAAATGTCACCGGTGCTTTGCATATTGGTCATGCTTTGACAATTGCCATCCAAGATTCTTTGATCAGGTACAACAGAATGAAGGGCAAAACTGTTCTATTTTTGCCAGGGTTTGATCATGCTGGTATTGCCACTCAATCAGTTGTTGAGAAGCAAATTTGGGctaaggaaaaaaagactaGACATGACTATGGTAGAGAAGCTTTCGTTGGAAAAGTCTGGGAATGGAAAGAGGATTATCATAACAGAATTAAGAACCAAATTCAGAAGTTGGGAGCTTCTTATGATTGGAGTCGGGAAGCCTTCACTTTGAGTCCAGAATTGACGAAATCTGTCGAAGAAGCTTTTGTTAGATTACATGATGAAGGTGTTATTTATCGTGCGTCTAGATTAGTGAACTGGTCTGTTAAATTGAACACCGCCATCTCTAATTTGGAAGTCGAAAATAAAGACGTTAAAAGTAGAACACTTTTATCAGTACCAGGTTATGATGAAAAGGTTGAATTTGGTGTTTTAACATCATTTGCTTATCCCGTCGTTGACTCTGATGAGAAGTTAATTATTGCCACTACTAGACCTGAAACTATATTCGGTGATACTGCAGTTGCAGTTCATCCTGATGATGATCGTTACAAACACTTGCATGGTAAGTTTATTCAACATCCATTCttaccaagaaaaattccaatCATTACTGATAAGGAAGCCGTGGACATGGAATTCGGTACGGGTGCCGTTAAGATTACTCCAGCTCATGACCAAAACGATTACAATACTGGTAAGCGCCACAATTTGGAATTCATTAATATTTTAACTGACGATGGTTTATTAAATGAGGAATGTGGTCCAGAATGGCAAGGCATGAAAAGATTTGACGCTAGAAAGAAGGTTATTGAACaattaaaggaaaaaaacttATATGTTGGCCAAGAAGATAACGAGATGACTATCCCTACATGTTCTAGATCAGGTGATATCATTGAACCTTTATTGAAGCCTCAATGGTGGGTTTCTCAAGGTGAAATGGCCAAGGAAGCTATTAAGGTTGTCAAGGATGGTCAAATTACAATAACTCCAAAATCCTCTGAAGCCGAATATTTCCATTGGTTAGGCAACATCCAAGATTGGTGTATTTCCAGACAATTATGGTGGGGCCATCGTTGTCCAGTTTACTTTATTGACATTGAAGGCGAGGAGCACGATAGAATTGATGGTGATTATTGGGTTGCTGGTAGGAACTTGgaggaagctgaaaaaaaggCTGCTGCTAAATTCCCTGATGCCAAGTTTACTCTGGAacaagatgaagatgtcTTAGATACCTGGTTTTCTTCTGGCTTATGGCCATTCTCCACCTTGGGTTGGCCAGAAAAGACAAAGGACATGGAAACCTTTTACCCTTTCTCTATGTTGGAAACTGGTTGggatattcttttcttctgggTTACTAGAATGATTTTGTTGGGTTTGAAATTGACTGGTTCTGTTCCATTCAAGGAAGTTTTCTGTCATTCTTTGGTTCGTGATGCCCAAGGGCGTAAAATGTCTAAATCCTTAGGTAATGTTATTGACCCATTGGACGTTATTGCTGGTATTAAGTTGAATGACTTACATGATAAATTATTGCATGGTAACCTAGATCCGAGAGAAGTTGAGAAAGCTAAGATAGGTCAAAAGGAATCATACCCTAACGGTATTCCTCAATGTGGTACTGATGCTATGAGGTTTGCACTATGTGCTTATACCACTGGTGGCCGTGATATTAACTTGGATATCTTACGTGTTGAAGGTTACAGAAAGTTCTGTAACAAAATTTACCAAGCCACCAAGTTTGCATTGATGAGATTAGGTGATGATTACCAACCACCTGCTAACGAAGGTTTATCAGGTAACGAGTCTTTGGTTGAAAAATGGATTTTGCACAAATTGACTGAAACTTCTAAAATCGTGAACGAGGCCTTAGACAAACGTGACTTCTTGACTTCTACTAGCAGTATTTATGAATTTTGGTATTTGATTTGTGATGTTTATATTGAAAACTCCAAATACTTGATCCAAGAAGGGTCTGCGGTTGAACAGAAATCAGCAAAGGATACTTTGTATATTCTATTAGACAATGCTTTGAAATTGATTCATCCATTCATGCCTTTCATTTCTGAGGAAATGTGGCAAAGACTTCCAAAGCGTTCTACCGAGAAGGCCGTCTCAATTGTTAAAGCCACTTATCCTGTTTACGTATCTGAATACGATGATGATAAGGCAGCCAATGCTTACGACCTGGTCTTGAACATTACCAAAGAAGCTCGTTCCCTATTATCTGAGTACAATATCCTGAAGAATGGTAAAGTTTTCGTCGAATCTAACCGCGATGAATACTTCAAAACTGCCAATGATCAAAAAGATTCCATTGTCTCTTTAATCAAGGCCATTGATGAAGTTACAGTTGTTCGTGATGTTTCTGAAATTCCAGAGGGCTGCGTGTTGCAATCTGTTAACCCGGAGGTTAATGTACATCTCTTAGTTAAGGGTCACGTTGACATCGATGCTGAAATTGCGAAAGTTCAAAAGAAGCTTGAAAGGGCTAGCAAATCCAAGAATGGTATTGAACAAACCATGAACAGTAAGGATTATGAAACCAAGGCTAACAAGCAAGCCAAGGAAGCCAATAAAACCAAGTTGGATAACACTGTTGCCGAAATCGAAGGTTTGCAAGCTACTATTGAAAACTTGAAGCGCTTAAAATTGTAG